The following proteins are co-located in the Gloeocapsa sp. PCC 7428 genome:
- the trxA gene encoding thioredoxin codes for MSNTTKYITLTNDNFQHEVLESAVPVLVDFWAPWCGPCRMIDPIIREVAADFAGIAKVGKLNIDDYPDLATKYNINAIPTLVFFQKGQVVEQIAGVIPKQAIAQHLNTLSAAEAV; via the coding sequence ATGTCAAATACTACCAAATACATTACACTAACAAACGACAACTTCCAGCACGAAGTGCTAGAGAGTGCAGTACCAGTTTTAGTAGACTTTTGGGCACCCTGGTGCGGACCTTGCCGCATGATAGACCCGATTATCAGAGAAGTTGCAGCTGATTTTGCAGGTATAGCCAAAGTCGGTAAATTGAATATTGACGATTATCCAGATCTGGCGACAAAGTACAACATCAATGCAATTCCTACATTAGTATTTTTCCAGAAAGGGCAAGTTGTAGAGCAGATTGCGGGTGTCATACCAAAGCAAGCGATCGCGCAGCATCTCAATACTTTATCTGCGGCAGAAGCTGTTTAA
- a CDS encoding DM13 domain-containing protein, whose amino-acid sequence MKLNYLVLSIAAVLSVSSFSGLPTTSPVQAAQVATVKSGNFIAAEHPTEGAARIVTENGRRYLEFDQAFMSDMGPDLYVILHRAATLPKGGLKEQDYISLGRLQKLNGTQRYSVPQDINLADYQSVAIWCRQFNATFGYAPLQTAAQANR is encoded by the coding sequence ATGAAATTGAATTATTTAGTCCTCAGTATCGCTGCTGTTTTATCGGTTAGCAGTTTTAGTGGATTACCTACAACCTCACCAGTTCAAGCAGCACAAGTAGCTACAGTAAAATCGGGTAACTTTATCGCAGCAGAACACCCAACTGAAGGTGCAGCTCGAATTGTAACTGAAAATGGTAGACGCTATTTAGAATTTGACCAAGCATTTATGTCTGATATGGGTCCTGATTTGTACGTTATTCTGCATCGTGCTGCTACCTTACCAAAAGGTGGTCTAAAAGAGCAAGATTACATATCACTTGGTCGCTTACAAAAATTAAACGGAACTCAACGTTATAGCGTTCCTCAAGATATTAATTTAGCAGATTATCAATCTGTAGCTATTTGGTGTAGACAATTTAATGCTACATTCGGCTATGCACCACTACAAACAGCAGCACAAGCCAACCGCTAG
- a CDS encoding DUF4079 domain-containing protein has translation MVEISDALRLLHPAIAIIFVFPIIGIVVNLAWQTRQRRLHSKQSKIPPIVGAEHNRIGHWLTTAVVSITLLGLAHPIVKNILSNQLITKQPFQVIFIVLMFAATITSLILLYQAKQRLWRGIFATLTGAGLIILGSQDGVFRRTNEWYVSHYYIGMAAAMLMVFSLAIAPDIYKDRSQRWRKIHTILNCIALLLFIGQGITGTRDLLEIPLSWQESYIYQCDFANQTCPTPTPGNSG, from the coding sequence ATGGTAGAAATCAGTGATGCTTTAAGGTTATTGCATCCAGCGATCGCAATTATTTTTGTATTTCCAATCATTGGTATTGTTGTCAACTTAGCTTGGCAAACGCGGCAGCGTCGCTTACACAGTAAACAAAGTAAAATTCCACCAATTGTCGGGGCAGAGCATAATAGAATAGGTCACTGGTTAACCACAGCAGTTGTCAGTATTACATTGTTAGGATTAGCTCACCCAATTGTCAAAAATATTCTCAGCAATCAACTTATTACTAAGCAACCATTTCAAGTTATATTTATAGTATTAATGTTTGCTGCTACTATAACTTCCTTAATCTTACTTTATCAAGCAAAACAGCGTCTTTGGCGGGGAATATTCGCGACACTTACAGGTGCAGGCTTAATCATTTTAGGCAGTCAAGATGGAGTTTTTCGCCGGACGAATGAGTGGTATGTATCGCATTATTATATTGGCATGGCAGCGGCGATGTTAATGGTTTTTTCGTTAGCAATTGCACCAGATATTTACAAAGATCGTTCGCAGCGTTGGCGGAAAATCCATACAATTTTAAACTGTATTGCACTTTTGCTATTTATTGGACAAGGAATCACAGGAACAAGAGATTTGCTAGAGATTCCCTTAAGCTGGCAAGAGTCGTATATTTATCAGTGTGACTTTGCAAATCAAACTTGTCCGACACCAACACCAGGAAACAGTGGGTGA
- a CDS encoding glycosyltransferase, producing the protein MISQVDSQGVDRRRGVRRLRVATLVLVGIFTLCAIIVTAWFTGEDRVSEIFAQIQVLQENPPMWLAVPMVMGEYLLAPTVVLFLTVVIVTKISPQPRVWARRLVVGILLILTIRYILWRSLSTLNVADPLNGVFSLGLFFLEGLILLSGTIQLFLMLNVSDRHREADQCSLSVIDGSFTPTVDILIPTYNEPEFILKRTIIGCQALDYAFKTIYLLDDTKRPEIKKLAQKLGCEYITRPNNKYAKAGNLNHTIRQTQGELIVVFDADFVPTKNFLTRTVGFFQDNSVALVQTPQSFYNFDPITRNLGLENILTSEEEVFYRQIQPIRDAAGSVVCSGTSFVVRRSALEMAGGFVTDSLSEDYFTGIRLSAQGYRLVYLNEKLSAGLAAENIAAHATQRLRWAQGTLQGFFISANPLTIPGLTLLQRLAHLEGLLHWFTSISRVGFLIMPLAYSFLNIIPIRATIPELLYFFLPYYLVQLTVFAWLNGRSRSALLSDVYSLVLCFPLALNTIQVMLRPFSRGFKVTPKGTTSDRYTFNWKLASPLIILFIATAISLWRNLGMCIVKGAWVTSEMSQHLEGINLGWIWSAYNLIAIAIALLILIDVPNDLFAWFYLRRIVQLKIADKTFWGMTTMLSEVGAEVMLTRSISSFPHTVIPVTLEIMEEKLTLTGEIIQSRFDNEFPTLRISFETLDLTQQRQLVEMLFCRPGQWKVQNTPGELASLLLIFKILLRPRVLFNRNLSGSAIKVAQV; encoded by the coding sequence ATGATTTCTCAGGTTGATAGCCAAGGTGTCGATAGACGCCGAGGCGTGCGGCGATTGCGAGTAGCAACTTTGGTACTTGTAGGAATTTTCACTTTATGCGCAATTATTGTTACAGCCTGGTTTACAGGTGAAGATAGAGTTTCAGAAATTTTTGCACAAATTCAAGTGCTGCAAGAAAATCCTCCAATGTGGCTTGCAGTACCTATGGTTATGGGTGAGTATTTGTTAGCCCCTACAGTAGTACTGTTTTTAACAGTTGTCATAGTCACAAAAATATCTCCTCAACCGCGTGTTTGGGCAAGACGGTTAGTTGTGGGAATTTTGCTAATTTTGACGATTCGCTATATTTTATGGCGATCGCTTTCTACTTTAAATGTTGCCGATCCGTTAAATGGTGTATTTAGCTTAGGGTTGTTTTTTCTAGAGGGACTGATATTACTCAGTGGTACGATTCAGTTATTTTTAATGCTAAATGTGAGCGATCGCCACAGGGAAGCCGATCAATGCTCCTTATCTGTTATTGATGGTAGTTTTACTCCTACAGTTGATATTCTCATTCCGACTTATAATGAACCTGAGTTTATTCTTAAGCGCACAATTATTGGATGCCAAGCCTTAGATTACGCATTCAAAACAATTTATTTGCTTGATGATACTAAACGTCCAGAAATCAAAAAACTAGCTCAAAAATTAGGCTGCGAATATATTACTAGACCTAATAATAAGTATGCCAAAGCAGGAAACTTAAATCATACAATCAGGCAAACTCAGGGCGAATTAATTGTTGTCTTTGATGCGGATTTTGTACCAACAAAAAACTTTTTAACACGCACTGTAGGTTTTTTTCAAGATAATTCTGTTGCCTTAGTACAGACACCACAAAGCTTTTATAATTTCGATCCAATTACTCGTAATTTAGGGTTAGAAAACATTCTTACATCTGAAGAAGAGGTATTTTATCGACAAATTCAGCCGATTCGGGATGCAGCAGGTAGTGTTGTCTGTTCTGGTACTTCGTTTGTGGTGCGTCGTAGTGCGTTAGAAATGGCTGGGGGCTTTGTTACAGATTCACTCAGTGAAGACTACTTTACAGGAATCCGCTTATCTGCTCAAGGCTATCGACTTGTCTATTTAAATGAAAAGTTGAGCGCAGGTTTAGCTGCGGAAAATATTGCTGCTCATGCTACACAACGATTAAGGTGGGCACAAGGTACATTACAAGGTTTTTTTATTAGTGCCAATCCATTAACGATTCCAGGGTTAACTCTATTGCAGAGATTAGCTCATTTAGAAGGCTTGCTACACTGGTTTACGAGTATCTCTCGGGTTGGCTTTCTCATAATGCCATTAGCTTATTCGTTCTTGAATATTATTCCTATTCGAGCAACAATACCAGAACTTTTGTATTTCTTTTTGCCTTATTATTTAGTTCAATTAACAGTATTTGCTTGGTTAAACGGGCGATCGCGCTCAGCTTTATTATCAGATGTTTACTCGCTAGTCCTATGTTTTCCCTTAGCATTGAATACAATTCAAGTTATGCTGCGTCCTTTTTCTAGAGGCTTTAAAGTGACGCCCAAGGGAACTACAAGCGATCGCTATACTTTCAACTGGAAACTTGCTTCACCTCTCATTATTTTATTCATCGCTACAGCGATTAGTCTCTGGCGTAATCTAGGAATGTGTATTGTCAAAGGTGCATGGGTAACTTCAGAAATGTCTCAACATCTTGAAGGGATTAACTTAGGTTGGATCTGGAGTGCTTATAACTTAATTGCGATCGCGATCGCCTTACTAATTTTAATTGATGTTCCCAATGATTTATTTGCGTGGTTTTACCTCAGACGAATTGTGCAACTCAAAATTGCTGATAAAACGTTTTGGGGTATGACGACAATGCTTTCAGAAGTGGGGGCAGAAGTAATGTTAACTCGATCAATAAGTTCTTTTCCGCATACAGTTATACCAGTAACCTTAGAAATAATGGAGGAAAAGTTAACTTTAACAGGAGAAATTATCCAAAGTAGATTTGATAATGAATTTCCTACACTACGGATATCTTTTGAGACACTTGATCTAACTCAACAACGTCAGTTAGTAGAAATGCTATTTTGTCGCCCTGGGCAATGGAAAGTTCAAAATACACCAGGAGAATTAGCTTCTTTGCTCCTGATATTTAAAATTTTACTGCGTCCGCGAGTTTTGTTTAATCGAAATTTATCAGGGAGTGCTATTAAAGTTGCTCAGGTGTAG
- a CDS encoding DNA cytosine methyltransferase — MSIVPFPPPVKPKFKFIDLFCGIGGFRLALQSLGGKCVFSSDIDAAARATYQTNFGELPYGDIRKLTNLDISDEELDRLIPNHDLLTAGFPCQPFSRAGVSARNYLGQNHGFEDIEQGNLFFDIVRIARVKRTKALLLENVKNFLTHDQGKTFHIIKETIEKDLGYSFNYKIIDSSSLVPQRREHFYIVCFRDKVHFEFPNFQGEPLPLKLILEENVCNKFTISDKLWEGHQKRSQRNEARGAGFTVKLANLDKPSNTLVSRYYKDGKECLIPQQGKNPRMLTPRECARLQGFPEEYLLPNSAAAAYRQFGNSVAVPVVIRIAQAILEKLDTMTYQPEELQKAGFKTAANLTVWEKCYW; from the coding sequence ATGAGTATTGTTCCATTTCCGCCACCAGTAAAACCCAAATTTAAATTTATAGATCTATTCTGCGGTATTGGAGGTTTTAGATTAGCATTACAATCTCTTGGTGGAAAATGTGTATTTTCGTCTGATATTGATGCAGCAGCAAGAGCAACATACCAGACAAACTTCGGAGAGTTACCTTATGGAGATATTAGAAAGCTTACGAACTTAGACATATCAGATGAGGAACTAGATCGCCTCATTCCAAACCATGATTTATTAACTGCTGGTTTTCCATGCCAACCTTTTAGTAGGGCTGGAGTGTCGGCTAGAAACTATCTAGGTCAAAATCATGGATTTGAAGATATTGAACAAGGAAATTTGTTTTTTGACATCGTTAGAATTGCTAGAGTAAAAAGAACTAAAGCCTTATTACTAGAAAACGTAAAAAACTTTCTTACTCACGATCAAGGCAAAACTTTTCATATTATTAAGGAAACAATTGAGAAGGATTTGGGTTACTCTTTTAATTATAAAATTATAGATTCCAGTTCACTGGTTCCTCAAAGAAGAGAGCATTTTTATATAGTTTGTTTTCGAGATAAGGTACACTTTGAGTTCCCCAATTTTCAAGGAGAACCACTACCTTTAAAGTTAATTTTAGAAGAAAACGTGTGCAATAAATTTACAATTTCAGATAAACTTTGGGAAGGACATCAGAAAAGATCGCAAAGGAATGAAGCCAGAGGTGCTGGATTTACGGTGAAATTAGCAAACTTAGACAAACCATCTAACACTCTGGTTTCAAGATATTACAAAGATGGGAAAGAATGCCTAATTCCTCAACAGGGTAAAAACCCTAGAATGCTGACACCCAGGGAATGTGCCAGATTACAAGGTTTTCCTGAAGAATATCTCCTACCGAATAGTGCTGCTGCGGCTTATAGGCAGTTTGGCAACTCTGTTGCTGTACCTGTGGTTATTAGAATTGCTCAAGCAATTTTGGAAAAACTGGATACTATGACATATCAACCAGAAGAATTACAAAAAGCAGGATTCAAAACAGCAGCTAATCTAACAGTTTGGGAAAAATGTTACTGGTAA
- a CDS encoding response regulator transcription factor encodes MTAHILLVEDEIKLAKFVQMELTYEGYRLSVEHDGLAGLIAARELHPDLVILDWMLPGISGLEVCRRLRIHGDKVPIILLTAKDDISDRVAGLDAGADDYVVKPFSVEELLARVRAHLRRTQDIDPDIRQFADLKLNRRTREVYRGTRLIELTAKEFDLLEYLLAHPQEVITRDRILEKVWGYDFMGDSNIIEVYIRYLRLKLEANKEPRLIQTVRSVGYVLRERSEGVKE; translated from the coding sequence ATGACAGCACATATTCTGCTAGTAGAAGACGAAATTAAGCTGGCTAAGTTCGTTCAGATGGAACTCACCTATGAAGGCTATCGCCTTAGCGTAGAACACGATGGATTAGCAGGGCTAATTGCAGCCCGCGAATTACATCCCGATTTAGTGATTTTAGATTGGATGTTACCAGGGATATCAGGATTAGAAGTTTGCCGCCGCTTGCGGATTCACGGAGATAAAGTACCAATTATTTTACTCACTGCCAAGGATGATATTAGCGATCGCGTTGCAGGCTTAGATGCAGGTGCTGATGATTATGTTGTTAAGCCTTTTAGTGTTGAAGAATTACTCGCAAGAGTCCGCGCACACCTACGACGTACTCAAGACATAGATCCTGATATACGCCAATTTGCAGATTTGAAGTTAAATCGCCGCACTAGAGAAGTTTATCGAGGTACGCGATTAATTGAATTAACAGCAAAAGAATTTGACTTACTAGAATATCTTCTGGCACATCCCCAAGAAGTGATTACGCGCGATCGCATTCTGGAAAAAGTTTGGGGGTACGACTTTATGGGCGACTCTAACATTATTGAAGTTTATATCCGCTACTTGCGCCTCAAGCTAGAAGCCAACAAAGAACCGCGCCTCATTCAAACTGTGCGTAGTGTTGGTTATGTATTGCGAGAGAGGAGTGAGGGAGTGAAAGAGTGA
- a CDS encoding TetR/AcrR family transcriptional regulator has product MARKKEFDRDQVLEKAMETFWCQGYEATSVQDLVEQMGINRGSLYDTFGDKRALFLAAIAHYNETAFAAAIAQLEAPDAAKQAIVDYFQNFIECATNDKQQRGCLITNSAVELAPHDQNTASCIAAHLQRIENAFYHALVNANEKGEITPKQDLRAIARFLTCILQGLHVMCKVKPSVLQDITDVVISVLD; this is encoded by the coding sequence ATGGCGCGTAAGAAAGAGTTTGACCGAGATCAGGTGCTAGAAAAGGCAATGGAAACTTTCTGGTGCCAAGGATATGAGGCAACATCAGTCCAAGACTTGGTTGAACAAATGGGAATAAACCGAGGAAGTCTTTACGATACCTTTGGTGATAAACGCGCCCTATTTCTCGCGGCGATCGCGCATTACAATGAAACAGCTTTTGCGGCGGCGATCGCGCAATTAGAAGCACCAGATGCAGCCAAGCAAGCAATTGTAGATTACTTTCAAAACTTCATTGAGTGTGCCACAAATGACAAACAACAACGTGGTTGCTTGATAACTAATTCAGCCGTAGAATTGGCACCACATGACCAAAATACAGCGAGTTGCATCGCTGCCCATCTTCAGCGCATCGAGAATGCTTTCTATCATGCTTTAGTTAACGCAAATGAAAAAGGTGAAATTACTCCTAAACAAGATCTGCGAGCTATAGCACGTTTCCTTACCTGTATTCTGCAAGGTTTACATGTCATGTGCAAAGTCAAGCCTTCTGTCTTGCAAGACATTACAGACGTAGTTATCTCTGTTTTAGATTAA
- a CDS encoding cell wall metabolism sensor histidine kinase WalK has protein sequence MIARIRNIWRIDPFSLRVRLTIGIAAVSALGLGSFAVWTTWQMQQILIGSHKRHVEDIAGRLPRDAEIYSEMFLVATGVQKAIDNLTASQTFLWVNFSDGTNQAKSTNFNSTDATAIALLSLRQIPVNPQVYAIDNRYFVMCARTLRINGNSLGQLFVAQDISDEQTMFLAVVQGLGVTSLLILIAITGAIALYIQRSLQPLMQINQLAAKVSAADLGQAKLQCDRAPTEVRELARTYNMMLERLAAAWEQQEQFVSNVSHELRTPLTIVHGYLQSVLRRETNLTTTQRDALETAASEADRTIRLLQDLLDLARADSGHLHFHIEPIVLNALVAEVTGMARQYSNREIAIEANDEIIVLADRHRLKQVLLNLIDNAVKYSDFSLPITLKLDQLEQARIQVCDRGVGIPLQQQARIFERFYRVDESRSTSGYGLGLSIVKTLVDGMGGCVTVSSRLGEGSVFTITLPIAA, from the coding sequence GTGATAGCAAGAATTAGGAACATTTGGCGAATTGACCCTTTTTCACTGCGCGTACGCTTGACAATAGGTATTGCTGCTGTTTCTGCTTTGGGATTAGGTAGCTTTGCTGTTTGGACAACATGGCAAATGCAGCAAATTTTGATTGGTTCGCACAAGCGTCATGTGGAAGATATTGCTGGGCGTTTACCGCGTGATGCTGAGATATACAGTGAAATGTTTCTAGTCGCAACTGGGGTTCAAAAAGCAATTGATAATCTCACAGCTAGTCAAACTTTCTTGTGGGTCAATTTTTCTGATGGAACAAACCAAGCTAAATCTACAAATTTCAATTCGACAGATGCTACAGCGATCGCATTATTGTCGTTGCGTCAGATTCCAGTTAACCCTCAGGTGTACGCAATCGATAACCGCTACTTTGTAATGTGTGCTAGAACTTTGCGCATCAACGGCAATTCTTTAGGACAGTTATTCGTCGCTCAAGATATTTCTGACGAACAGACAATGTTTTTAGCAGTAGTGCAGGGTTTGGGTGTTACCAGTCTACTTATACTGATAGCTATCACAGGTGCAATCGCGCTTTACATCCAACGTTCGCTACAGCCATTGATGCAGATTAATCAACTTGCGGCAAAGGTTTCTGCCGCAGATTTGGGACAAGCAAAACTACAATGCGATCGCGCACCTACAGAAGTTCGAGAGTTAGCCCGTACCTATAACATGATGTTAGAGCGTCTCGCTGCCGCTTGGGAACAACAGGAACAGTTTGTCAGCAATGTTTCCCATGAGTTGCGTACGCCACTCACAATTGTCCACGGTTATTTGCAAAGTGTTCTTCGGCGCGAGACTAATCTGACAACAACGCAGCGCGACGCTTTAGAAACCGCAGCCTCAGAAGCAGATCGTACAATTCGTTTGTTACAAGACTTGCTAGACTTAGCGCGAGCAGATAGTGGTCATTTACACTTTCATATAGAACCTATCGTACTTAATGCACTAGTAGCCGAAGTAACAGGAATGGCACGGCAATACAGCAATCGAGAGATTGCGATTGAGGCGAATGATGAAATCATAGTTTTGGCAGATCGCCATCGTTTAAAACAAGTATTGCTGAATTTGATCGATAATGCTGTTAAATACTCTGACTTTAGCCTACCAATTACATTAAAATTAGACCAACTGGAACAAGCAAGAATTCAGGTGTGCGATCGCGGTGTAGGCATTCCCTTACAGCAACAAGCCCGCATCTTTGAGAGATTTTATCGAGTTGATGAATCGCGTTCCACGAGTGGTTATGGCTTAGGTTTATCAATTGTTAAAACACTTGTAGATGGAATGGGTGGGTGTGTTACAGTCTCTTCTAGATTAGGTGAAGGCAGTGTCTTTACTATCACTTTACCAATTGCTGCATAA
- a CDS encoding carbohydrate ABC transporter permease — MPKKNLNNTATRESILEVVNLAVLLLGAGLILLPLGIVFLTSFAPEGATITLMPQNGWSLANYQDAWQRGKFLLAFANSTLVALAVTAFQLFSSALAGYALARLKFLGRQVVLLIVLATLVIPFQLLVIPIFLVLKWGHLINTYGALILPTAVNGFGIFLLRQYFLTIPIELEEAAALDGANRWQILWRVMLPLSRPALVTLFLFTFIGEWNDLFKPLVFTTRPELRTVQLALAEFQEQFTNNWPLLMAAVAIATIPIVILFLFGQRQFIQGIATTGIKN; from the coding sequence ATGCCTAAAAAAAATCTCAACAACACTGCCACCCGTGAATCTATATTAGAAGTCGTTAACTTAGCTGTTTTACTACTAGGTGCGGGTCTTATACTACTACCCCTAGGAATAGTTTTTCTGACCTCCTTTGCCCCAGAAGGAGCGACAATCACGTTAATGCCACAAAATGGCTGGTCATTAGCTAATTATCAAGACGCTTGGCAACGCGGCAAGTTCCTGCTAGCATTTGCGAACTCTACGCTGGTTGCACTAGCTGTGACTGCTTTTCAGCTATTTTCCTCAGCCTTGGCGGGGTATGCACTCGCGCGGTTAAAATTCCTCGGTCGGCAAGTTGTGCTACTGATTGTTTTAGCTACGCTGGTCATTCCTTTTCAATTATTAGTTATTCCCATATTCTTGGTGCTCAAGTGGGGACATCTCATTAACACCTACGGGGCGCTGATTCTGCCAACAGCAGTCAATGGCTTTGGGATTTTTTTGCTACGCCAGTACTTCTTGACAATTCCCATCGAGTTAGAGGAAGCGGCGGCGTTGGATGGCGCGAATCGCTGGCAAATTTTATGGCGGGTGATGCTACCGTTGTCGCGTCCGGCGTTGGTCACGTTATTTTTATTTACTTTTATCGGAGAATGGAATGACTTGTTTAAACCGTTAGTGTTTACAACAAGACCAGAGTTAAGGACAGTACAACTGGCGCTAGCCGAGTTTCAAGAGCAGTTTACAAATAATTGGCCTTTACTGATGGCAGCAGTCGCGATCGCCACGATTCCCATCGTCATCTTGTTCCTTTTCGGTCAAAGACAATTTATTCAAGGAATCGCAACAACAGGAATTAAAAATTAG
- a CDS encoding sugar MFS transporter translates to MPAKALFVRNRFTWLAYLMTAYFAYLQAALGPLMPFLRAELGMSYIVGGLHFSAFALGMILAGLVSDRTTQIWGRSVNFWTGAVGMSLGALTLALSRQASFTIASTLLLGLLGSILQMTIQAALSDQYQAQRTLALTEANIAASIGASLVPLLIGGFQQIGWGWRSALYSAAIALILISIKFRQSIPVVATPQVEGSALHQKLPRTFWIYWVVIFLGVSVEYCIFFWGADFLETAVGLTRSHAASTMSIFVLSGFVGRVMFSRLSWLVRDEILLLGAIAVTFFGFPMFWLAHFAPINILGLLIAGLGVANFYPLILSLAVGAANLQSDLAVARLSIGVGMAILISPFILGSIADQIDLKVAFGIVIVILAAIAVVTLVGVYLSAKKTKR, encoded by the coding sequence ATGCCAGCAAAAGCTTTGTTTGTACGGAATCGCTTTACCTGGTTAGCGTACTTAATGACAGCTTACTTTGCATATTTACAAGCTGCTTTAGGTCCACTCATGCCATTTCTACGGGCTGAATTGGGAATGAGCTACATCGTAGGCGGACTGCATTTCAGTGCGTTTGCGTTGGGGATGATTTTAGCTGGATTGGTGAGCGATCGCACGACTCAGATATGGGGACGTAGTGTTAATTTCTGGACTGGTGCTGTTGGGATGTCGCTAGGTGCTTTAACTTTAGCACTCTCACGTCAAGCAAGTTTTACTATTGCCAGTACATTACTTTTAGGGCTACTTGGTTCTATTCTTCAGATGACAATTCAGGCAGCACTTTCTGATCAGTATCAGGCACAGCGTACACTAGCGCTGACTGAGGCAAATATTGCTGCTAGTATTGGTGCGAGTCTTGTTCCCTTGTTGATCGGTGGTTTTCAGCAAATAGGATGGGGCTGGCGCAGTGCTTTGTATTCGGCGGCGATCGCATTAATTCTGATTAGCATAAAGTTTCGACAATCTATTCCCGTTGTTGCAACACCTCAAGTTGAAGGAAGTGCACTACATCAAAAATTACCAAGAACATTTTGGATCTACTGGGTAGTCATTTTCCTAGGCGTATCAGTTGAGTACTGCATTTTCTTTTGGGGTGCAGATTTTCTAGAAACTGCTGTTGGCTTAACAAGGAGTCATGCAGCTAGCACGATGAGTATTTTTGTGTTATCAGGTTTTGTTGGACGTGTAATGTTTAGCCGCCTTAGTTGGCTTGTGCGGGATGAGATTTTACTATTGGGTGCGATCGCAGTAACTTTTTTCGGTTTTCCAATGTTTTGGTTGGCTCATTTTGCCCCAATCAACATTCTCGGTTTACTTATTGCTGGGCTTGGTGTTGCTAACTTTTATCCTCTTATTCTCTCGCTTGCAGTTGGTGCTGCTAACTTGCAGTCTGATCTAGCAGTTGCACGTCTATCGATTGGAGTGGGGATGGCAATCTTGATTTCACCATTCATTCTAGGTAGCATTGCCGATCAAATTGATCTCAAAGTCGCTTTTGGTATTGTCATAGTTATCTTAGCTGCGATCGCCGTAGTAACTCTAGTTGGAGTTTATTTATCTGCTAAAAAAACAAAAAGATAG
- a CDS encoding aldehyde oxygenase (deformylating), with protein sequence MQQLAATAAELDFHSETYKDAYSRINAIVIEGEKEAHENYIRLAELLPEHKEELIRLSKMENRHKKGFEACGRNLQVTPDMQFAQEFFAKLHQNFQKAAESGNVVTCLLIQSLIIECFAIAAYNIYIPVADDFARKITEGVVKDEYSHLNFGEVWLKEHFEASKAELEQANRQNLPIVWQMLNAVENDAHTLAMEKEALVEDFMIQYGEALSNIGFTTRDIMRMSAYGLTAA encoded by the coding sequence ATGCAGCAGCTGGCTGCCACCGCCGCAGAACTTGATTTCCACAGCGAAACCTACAAGGACGCTTACAGTCGCATCAACGCGATCGTGATTGAAGGGGAGAAAGAAGCCCATGAAAATTACATCCGATTAGCGGAACTGCTGCCAGAACACAAAGAGGAACTGATTCGCTTATCGAAGATGGAAAACCGCCACAAGAAAGGTTTTGAAGCTTGTGGGCGCAATCTTCAGGTCACACCAGATATGCAGTTTGCGCAAGAGTTCTTTGCCAAATTGCACCAAAACTTCCAAAAAGCAGCCGAATCAGGCAACGTAGTAACTTGCTTACTCATTCAATCACTGATTATCGAATGCTTTGCGATCGCCGCTTACAATATCTATATTCCTGTTGCCGATGACTTTGCCCGTAAAATTACTGAAGGCGTAGTCAAAGACGAATACAGCCACCTCAACTTTGGTGAAGTCTGGTTAAAAGAACACTTTGAGGCATCGAAAGCTGAACTCGAACAAGCAAATCGTCAAAACCTTCCTATCGTTTGGCAAATGCTCAACGCAGTTGAAAACGATGCGCACACCTTAGCAATGGAAAAAGAAGCTTTAGTTGAAGATTTCATGATTCAATACGGTGAAGCGCTGAGTAACATCGGCTTCACTACCCGCGATATTATGCGGATGTCGGCATACGGACTTACAGCTGCATAA